A single window of uncultured Pseudodesulfovibrio sp. DNA harbors:
- a CDS encoding molybdopterin-dependent aldehyde oxidoreductase — protein sequence MIKLNLTVNNAPKQVICEKDDKLSSILRESLGLTSVKVGCSTGQCGSCSVIVDGKLVRSCSMKMSRIKDGATILTTEGIGTPDNLHPIQMSWIANGGAQCGFCTPGFIVSSYALLQANPSPTREDIRDWFQKYRNACRCTGYKQLVDSVMDAAAVMRGDMTMDELAFQIPEDGRIWGTKYPRPTAVAKVTGTLDYGADLGIKMPKETLKCALVQAEVSHAKIISIDTSEAEAMPGVEKVVTHKDVKGKNRITGLITFPTNKGDGWDRPILCDEKVFQYGDAIAIVCADSEKNAKAAAAKVKVELERLPEYMSAPAAMADDAIEIHPGTPNVYYTQKVAKGEETAPIFDKADVVIEGDYFTTRQPHMPIEPDVGFAYLDDEGKLCIHSKSIGLHLHLYMIAPGLGVEPENLVMVQNPTGGTFGYKFSPTMEALVGAACLATGKPVFLCYDWYQQQTYTGKRSPQFTSVRMAASKDGKLLGMETDWTVDHGPYSEFGDLLTLRGAQFIGAGYNIDNIRGEGRTVCTNHAWGAAFRGYGGPEAEFPSETLMDELAEKLGMDPLELRYKNIYREGSTTPTGCDPEVYSLPEMFDILRPKYEEAKKKVAANSTDEIKRGVGIALGVYGSGLDGPDTAEADVRLNEDGTVTVLTCWHDHGQGADMGVLGTAHETLRPLGLSPDQIHLTLNDTRYCPNGGPAGGSRSQVVVGNSIKVGCEMLMSAMLKSDGSYRTYQEMIDENIDVVQHGKWSAPANDCDENGQGKPFACYMYGLCMAEVAVEIATGKTTVEKITFIADIGKVNNVLVVDGQIYGGVAQGIGLALSEDYEDIKKHSTMKGAGFPYIKQIPDDIEIIYVETPRPDGPHGASGVGEVPLCSPHPAILNGIYNACGVRIRTLPALPEKVLAGLKG from the coding sequence ATGATTAAACTGAATCTTACCGTTAATAATGCGCCCAAACAGGTGATTTGCGAAAAGGACGACAAACTTTCGTCGATCCTGCGTGAAAGCCTTGGGCTGACTAGCGTGAAGGTCGGTTGTAGCACCGGCCAATGCGGTAGCTGTTCTGTCATCGTTGATGGCAAGCTGGTTCGTTCCTGCTCCATGAAAATGAGCAGAATCAAGGACGGCGCAACCATCTTGACAACCGAAGGTATTGGCACTCCCGACAATCTGCATCCCATTCAGATGTCCTGGATCGCTAACGGTGGTGCACAGTGCGGTTTCTGCACCCCGGGCTTCATCGTTTCCTCGTATGCTCTGTTGCAGGCTAATCCCAGCCCGACCCGTGAAGATATTCGTGACTGGTTCCAGAAATATCGTAATGCCTGTCGTTGTACTGGCTACAAGCAATTGGTCGATTCCGTCATGGATGCCGCTGCTGTCATGCGCGGTGATATGACCATGGACGAGCTGGCATTTCAGATTCCCGAAGACGGTCGTATCTGGGGCACCAAGTATCCCCGTCCCACCGCTGTGGCCAAAGTCACGGGTACGCTGGACTATGGTGCAGACCTCGGCATCAAGATGCCCAAGGAAACCCTTAAATGCGCTTTGGTTCAGGCTGAAGTCTCCCATGCGAAGATTATCTCCATTGACACTAGCGAGGCCGAAGCCATGCCCGGCGTGGAAAAGGTCGTTACGCATAAGGACGTCAAAGGCAAAAACCGTATTACTGGCCTGATCACTTTCCCCACCAACAAGGGTGATGGTTGGGATCGTCCTATCCTGTGCGACGAGAAGGTTTTCCAGTATGGTGACGCCATTGCCATCGTCTGCGCCGACTCCGAGAAGAATGCCAAGGCCGCTGCCGCCAAGGTCAAAGTCGAGCTGGAACGTCTGCCCGAGTACATGAGTGCTCCTGCAGCCATGGCTGACGACGCCATTGAAATTCATCCCGGCACTCCCAACGTTTATTACACTCAGAAAGTTGCCAAGGGCGAAGAGACCGCTCCCATTTTCGATAAGGCCGACGTGGTTATCGAGGGTGATTACTTCACAACTCGTCAGCCGCACATGCCTATCGAGCCGGATGTTGGATTCGCTTATCTGGATGACGAAGGCAAATTGTGCATCCATTCCAAATCCATTGGTTTGCATCTGCACCTGTACATGATTGCTCCCGGTCTCGGTGTTGAGCCTGAGAATCTGGTCATGGTTCAGAATCCCACGGGTGGTACCTTTGGCTACAAGTTCTCCCCGACCATGGAAGCCCTTGTTGGTGCCGCCTGTTTGGCAACCGGCAAACCTGTCTTCCTGTGTTACGACTGGTATCAGCAGCAGACCTACACCGGTAAGCGTTCACCTCAGTTTACCTCCGTGCGTATGGCTGCCAGCAAGGACGGCAAGCTGCTCGGTATGGAAACCGACTGGACTGTTGACCATGGCCCGTACTCTGAGTTCGGTGATCTGCTGACCCTGCGCGGTGCTCAGTTCATCGGCGCCGGTTACAATATCGACAACATTCGCGGCGAAGGTCGGACTGTCTGCACCAACCACGCATGGGGTGCTGCTTTCCGTGGTTACGGCGGACCCGAAGCCGAGTTCCCCTCTGAAACCCTGATGGATGAACTGGCTGAAAAACTCGGTATGGATCCTTTGGAACTTCGTTACAAGAATATCTACCGCGAAGGTTCTACAACTCCAACAGGGTGTGATCCTGAAGTTTATTCACTGCCTGAAATGTTCGACATCCTCCGTCCCAAGTACGAGGAAGCCAAGAAGAAAGTTGCCGCCAATTCCACCGATGAAATCAAACGCGGTGTTGGTATAGCTCTTGGCGTGTACGGTTCAGGTCTTGATGGCCCGGACACCGCTGAAGCGGATGTCCGTCTGAACGAAGACGGCACTGTGACGGTCCTGACCTGCTGGCATGACCACGGACAGGGCGCCGATATGGGCGTGCTGGGTACTGCTCATGAAACCCTGCGTCCTTTGGGGCTTTCTCCCGATCAGATTCACTTGACCTTGAACGACACCCGTTATTGCCCTAACGGCGGTCCGGCTGGTGGCTCTCGTTCTCAGGTTGTTGTGGGTAACTCCATCAAGGTCGGCTGCGAGATGTTGATGAGCGCCATGCTCAAGTCTGACGGTTCTTATCGCACCTATCAGGAAATGATTGATGAGAACATCGACGTTGTCCAGCACGGCAAGTGGAGCGCACCGGCCAACGATTGTGATGAGAATGGTCAGGGTAAACCTTTTGCCTGTTACATGTACGGCTTGTGCATGGCTGAAGTGGCCGTGGAAATTGCCACAGGTAAGACTACGGTTGAGAAGATCACCTTCATTGCCGACATCGGCAAGGTCAACAACGTTTTGGTCGTTGACGGTCAGATTTATGGTGGTGTTGCTCAGGGTATTGGTCTGGCTCTGTCTGAAGATTATGAGGACATCAAGAAGCACTCAACCATGAAGGGTGCCGGATTCCCGTACATCAAACAGATTCCGGACGATATCGAGATCATCTACGTCGAGACTCCGCGTCCCGACGGCCCGCATGGTGCATCCGGCGTTGGCGAAGTCCCGTTGTGCTCCCCGCACCCGGCGATTCTCAACGGTATCTATAATGCATGCGGTGTTCGCATCCGTACGCTGCCTGCCTTGCCTGAAAAGGTCCTGGCTGGACTCAAAGGTTAA
- a CDS encoding molybdopterin-binding protein, which yields MKTVHVHDAVGMVLCHDMTKIVPGETKGPAFKKGHVVAEEDIPVLLDIGKEHIYVLNLEKGSIHENEAAERISKAAVGPGITLSEVSEGRVNFEASPGLLDVNVEALNRINSIEEVVLATMHTGQQVTQPRPVAGTRVVPLVIDEKKIEQVEAICAEYPYVVGVRPFNHHNVGLVTTGSEVFHGRITDKFGPVIRQKFSKLGSTVMDQRLTSDDPAMTRDAILAFIAEGAEMVVVTGGMSVDPDDQTPTAIRATGAEVITYGSPTFPGVMFMIAMRDGVPILGLPGCVMYYRASIFDLVVPRLLAGEEITREDIVALGHGGFCASCDVCRYPICPFGK from the coding sequence ATGAAAACTGTTCACGTTCATGATGCCGTCGGTATGGTGTTGTGCCACGATATGACCAAGATTGTTCCTGGAGAAACCAAAGGCCCTGCCTTCAAAAAAGGACATGTCGTTGCGGAAGAAGATATTCCGGTATTGTTGGATATAGGGAAGGAGCACATTTATGTGCTTAATTTGGAGAAGGGGAGCATTCATGAAAATGAGGCGGCAGAGCGTATTTCGAAAGCCGCTGTCGGACCGGGAATAACTTTGTCCGAGGTCAGTGAAGGACGCGTTAATTTTGAAGCTTCCCCCGGCCTGCTTGATGTCAACGTCGAGGCCCTGAATCGTATTAATTCCATAGAAGAAGTCGTGCTGGCTACCATGCACACCGGCCAGCAGGTCACACAGCCTCGTCCCGTGGCTGGTACTCGTGTGGTGCCGCTCGTTATCGACGAAAAAAAGATAGAGCAAGTAGAAGCCATCTGTGCCGAGTACCCCTATGTGGTCGGCGTTCGTCCTTTCAACCATCACAACGTTGGCCTTGTGACTACTGGCAGCGAAGTGTTTCATGGGCGTATCACGGACAAATTCGGTCCGGTTATTCGTCAGAAATTTTCCAAACTCGGTTCCACGGTCATGGATCAACGGCTGACATCTGATGATCCGGCTATGACCCGTGATGCCATTTTGGCCTTCATCGCTGAAGGAGCCGAGATGGTCGTTGTCACGGGCGGTATGTCAGTGGACCCTGATGATCAGACCCCTACGGCCATCCGTGCCACCGGAGCTGAGGTTATTACCTATGGTTCGCCCACTTTCCCCGGCGTCATGTTCATGATTGCCATGAGGGACGGTGTGCCCATTCTTGGGCTTCCCGGTTGCGTTATGTACTACCGGGCTTCCATTTTTGATCTTGTGGTGCCCCGTCTGTTGGCCGGGGAAGAAATCACCCGAGAAGACATTGTAGCCCTGGGACATGGTGGATTTTGTGCATCCTGTGATGTTTGCCGTTATCCTATCTGTCCTTTTGGAAAATAG
- a CDS encoding response regulator translates to MTRIKVLVVDDEPDFLKLIKRRLSKRNIDVDVATSGEAALDSLRKSPVDVVILDVKMPGLSGIETLKEIRKRFGGLAVIMLTGHGSVKSGIDGMSHGAYDYILKPFSIDDLLERIRAASEHSRLKMQDRGDA, encoded by the coding sequence ATGACTCGAATAAAGGTACTCGTTGTCGATGATGAGCCGGATTTTCTGAAGCTGATCAAACGTCGGTTGTCAAAACGCAACATCGACGTTGATGTTGCCACCAGCGGTGAGGCCGCTCTGGATAGCCTGCGCAAAAGTCCCGTGGACGTCGTCATTCTTGACGTCAAGATGCCGGGATTGAGCGGTATAGAAACGCTCAAGGAAATTCGTAAACGGTTCGGCGGGTTGGCTGTCATCATGCTCACCGGGCATGGGTCCGTAAAGTCGGGCATCGATGGAATGAGTCATGGCGCCTACGATTATATCCTCAAACCTTTTTCAATTGATGACCTGCTTGAACGAATTCGGGCGGCCAGTGAGCATTCCCGATTGAAGATGCAGGATCGAGGTGACGCATGA
- a CDS encoding ATP-binding protein codes for MKLLRIRRIARLGQYAYPASCLLIAAVVWKFPPFEHAFIMAIIAATIVGMWIVLRISARWLDEATAEQSRLGKELIQSQKVLALGEISTGIAHEINNPLNIILREVELLRLQLDSPPPPEVMGEIQDSLDSILGQIERCSEITHKLLDFARHRRPVSQFADINLLMEDMLSLVERESGTDSIWIVRAFDDLMPMVKTDPPLLRQVFLNLLINAVQAMGKSGVIFVSTFCEKNMVCIEVRDTGPGLPPEDLKRVFNPFYTTKPPGEGTGLGLSVSLRIVNELGGDISVKSKPGEGASFTVRIPIAS; via the coding sequence ATGAAATTGTTGCGGATCAGAAGGATTGCCCGTCTGGGGCAGTATGCGTATCCCGCATCCTGCCTGCTGATCGCGGCTGTTGTCTGGAAGTTCCCGCCTTTTGAGCATGCTTTTATCATGGCTATTATTGCTGCAACCATTGTTGGGATGTGGATTGTACTTCGGATTTCTGCGCGGTGGCTTGATGAAGCAACAGCTGAACAGTCACGCCTCGGAAAAGAACTTATTCAATCGCAGAAGGTGCTTGCTCTTGGGGAAATTTCCACTGGTATTGCGCATGAAATCAATAATCCTTTGAATATCATTTTGCGTGAAGTCGAGTTGTTACGACTCCAGCTCGATTCCCCGCCGCCTCCCGAGGTGATGGGAGAAATTCAGGACAGTCTGGATTCCATTCTCGGTCAGATTGAGCGGTGTTCTGAGATAACGCACAAGCTGTTGGATTTCGCTCGACATCGTCGTCCAGTTTCCCAGTTTGCAGACATTAATTTGCTCATGGAAGACATGTTGTCTTTGGTAGAACGAGAATCCGGGACTGACAGTATTTGGATCGTCAGGGCTTTTGATGACCTGATGCCCATGGTGAAGACCGATCCGCCCCTTTTGCGGCAGGTTTTTTTGAATCTGCTTATCAATGCGGTTCAGGCCATGGGGAAAAGTGGCGTCATTTTCGTGTCCACTTTTTGTGAGAAAAACATGGTGTGCATTGAAGTGCGGGACACTGGCCCTGGCCTGCCTCCGGAAGACCTGAAGCGGGTATTCAATCCGTTTTATACCACAAAACCTCCCGGCGAAGGGACTGGGCTTGGGCTTTCGGTCAGTTTGCGCATCGTTAATGAGCTTGGGGGCGATATATCCGTCAAGTCAAAGCCCGGCGAAGGTGCGTCCTTTACCGTTCGAATCCCTATAGCATCATGA
- a CDS encoding ATP-binding protein: MSDFSYENMGFCYWNGALGPFNIGVVGVGTGLKVLVDIIYNEVFREFLPEIRLFAVSHEGETETVLRELDGISCPVYATWSEMLDMHPEINLVVEITGNRSTRSRLRQSLPERVSLMDHREFVFLCGLHDMALVKSNYMNHLDHQRTLLQSIIDEIREDIFLLDKNGVITDLNRMVWQRAGVSRKELLGKPCWHAARLRDGSVFCNELDPACPFHATLKSGKKEESLVTRINGNGLLQYYRLYAYPIYDIRGNMTHIMVMHRDITERTHREKFQHQRDKFAIIGEMSTYLAHEIRNPLFAVGGFANSLLKSSNLDAKDREKAQIIVDETQRLDRMLSNMLNFARPTRSGRENVDIITVCRDVAELMCVGYGKQGYSIEVNASSLPPVKGEADALKQCIVNLIKNSIEAMPDGGAIVLDLGLENGEVVLKVKDSGVGMVEQELGKVFNPFYSTKEDGNGLGLAMIKKIVEDFGGTVEIASKPEHGTTVSMHLLPVLDVENNGTTEEVKAIAPAGVVNVH; the protein is encoded by the coding sequence GTGAGTGATTTTAGTTATGAAAATATGGGGTTTTGCTATTGGAATGGGGCCCTGGGACCGTTCAATATAGGCGTCGTCGGCGTAGGGACCGGACTGAAGGTTTTGGTAGATATTATCTACAACGAGGTCTTCAGGGAGTTTTTGCCGGAGATTCGTTTGTTTGCAGTCAGCCATGAAGGGGAGACCGAAACCGTGTTGCGGGAATTGGACGGTATATCCTGTCCTGTTTATGCAACATGGTCCGAAATGCTCGATATGCACCCGGAGATAAATCTGGTTGTCGAGATCACGGGTAATCGTAGTACGCGCAGTCGGTTGCGTCAGTCACTTCCTGAGAGGGTGTCCCTTATGGATCACCGGGAGTTCGTGTTTTTGTGTGGTCTGCACGACATGGCTCTGGTCAAGAGCAACTACATGAATCATTTGGATCATCAGCGCACATTGCTTCAATCCATTATTGATGAAATCCGGGAGGATATTTTCCTGCTCGACAAGAACGGTGTCATTACGGATTTGAATCGCATGGTCTGGCAGCGGGCGGGTGTCTCAAGAAAGGAGCTTTTGGGTAAGCCCTGCTGGCATGCGGCCAGATTACGTGATGGCTCGGTTTTTTGTAATGAACTGGATCCCGCCTGTCCGTTTCATGCAACATTGAAAAGTGGAAAAAAGGAAGAGTCATTGGTCACTCGGATCAATGGAAATGGTCTGCTGCAATATTATCGTTTATACGCCTATCCGATCTATGACATCAGAGGGAATATGACACATATAATGGTTATGCACCGGGATATTACGGAACGGACACATCGAGAGAAATTTCAACATCAACGTGATAAGTTTGCCATAATCGGCGAGATGTCCACGTATCTGGCCCATGAAATTCGTAATCCGCTTTTTGCTGTGGGTGGTTTTGCCAATTCCCTGCTGAAATCGTCGAATCTTGATGCAAAGGATCGGGAAAAGGCACAGATAATTGTTGATGAAACGCAACGGCTGGATCGGATGTTGAGCAATATGCTGAATTTTGCCCGCCCTACACGATCCGGGAGAGAAAATGTCGACATTATAACCGTTTGCAGGGATGTTGCGGAGCTTATGTGCGTCGGGTACGGTAAACAGGGGTATTCCATTGAAGTGAATGCATCTTCTTTGCCCCCGGTAAAAGGAGAGGCGGATGCGCTCAAACAATGTATCGTTAATCTTATCAAGAACAGCATTGAGGCCATGCCTGATGGTGGAGCAATTGTTCTCGATCTGGGTTTGGAAAATGGCGAAGTCGTTTTGAAGGTGAAGGATTCGGGAGTCGGGATGGTCGAGCAGGAGTTGGGAAAGGTTTTCAATCCTTTTTATTCGACCAAGGAAGATGGAAACGGTCTCGGTTTGGCTATGATTAAGAAAATAGTGGAAGATTTCGGCGGGACTGTGGAAATAGCCAGCAAACCGGAGCATGGGACAACTGTTTCCATGCATCTTTTGCCCGTTCTTGATGTCGAGAATAATGGTACAACCGAAGAAGTAAAAGCGATTGCTCCGGCCGGAGTCGTCAATGTTCACTGA
- the nhaB gene encoding sodium/proton antiporter NhaB — translation MTTSISRAFALNFLGNAPKWYKMTILGFLLLNPVLVYVAGPFIAGWMLIGEFIFTLAMALKCYPLPAGGLLAIEAVFLGLTHPASVYHETLANFEVILLLIFMVAGIYFMKDLLQFTFTRILVRVQSKVLISVLFCLAGAFLSAFLDALTVTAVIIAVAYGFYNVYHRFASGKDRFCTHDLCSDQLVKETAREELYQFRTFLRNLMMHGAVGTALGGVCTLVGEPQNLLIGAEMGWHFSTFFIKVAPVSMPVLVVGLLTCVLVEKFKLFGYGALLPGNIRSHLLETAMESEAELGKTGRAKLVTQGLAAIWLIIALAFHLAAVGIVGLSVIVLLTALNGVTDEHQLGHAFEEALPFTALLVVFFSIVAVIHDQHLFKPVIDYVLGLEGQTQMAAYYAANGVLSMISDNVFVATVYISETKMHFTQMLDAVPGIAMAGSQLMDMLTDPLLSRAEVLAGLPASAAQQVSAIMENFDKLAVAINTGTNIPSVATPNGQAAFLFLLTSALAPVIRLSYGRMVVLALPYTVTMSLTGFVAAWHIDDIIHFFCG, via the coding sequence GTGACCACTTCAATTTCGAGAGCTTTTGCTCTCAATTTCCTTGGCAATGCGCCCAAATGGTACAAAATGACCATTTTGGGTTTTCTGCTCCTCAACCCCGTTCTGGTTTATGTCGCGGGGCCTTTCATCGCCGGATGGATGCTCATCGGCGAATTCATATTCACGCTGGCCATGGCCTTGAAGTGTTACCCCCTTCCTGCCGGTGGTTTGTTGGCTATTGAAGCGGTCTTCCTCGGTTTGACTCATCCCGCGAGCGTGTATCATGAAACGCTTGCCAATTTTGAAGTGATACTCCTGCTGATTTTCATGGTGGCAGGTATCTACTTCATGAAGGATTTGCTCCAATTTACCTTTACTCGGATATTGGTCAGGGTTCAGTCCAAAGTTCTTATTTCAGTTCTTTTTTGTCTGGCAGGGGCGTTTCTGTCGGCGTTTCTTGATGCCCTGACTGTTACGGCGGTCATTATCGCTGTGGCTTATGGATTCTACAACGTATATCACCGTTTCGCCTCCGGGAAGGATAGGTTTTGTACGCACGATCTATGCAGTGATCAGCTCGTTAAGGAGACTGCTCGCGAAGAGTTGTATCAATTCAGAACCTTCCTGCGGAATTTGATGATGCATGGTGCCGTTGGTACGGCCCTTGGCGGCGTTTGTACATTGGTGGGCGAGCCTCAGAATTTGCTTATCGGAGCCGAGATGGGCTGGCATTTCAGTACCTTTTTTATCAAGGTCGCCCCAGTCTCCATGCCTGTGCTCGTCGTTGGGTTGCTGACATGTGTGCTGGTCGAGAAATTCAAGCTTTTTGGATACGGCGCATTACTTCCCGGAAATATTCGTTCCCATTTGTTGGAAACAGCCATGGAGAGTGAAGCTGAACTAGGTAAAACTGGTCGGGCCAAACTTGTCACTCAGGGACTCGCCGCGATTTGGCTGATCATTGCCTTGGCATTTCATTTGGCGGCTGTTGGTATCGTCGGTCTATCCGTCATCGTTTTGCTGACGGCGCTCAACGGTGTGACGGATGAACATCAGTTGGGTCATGCCTTTGAGGAGGCTTTGCCCTTTACCGCACTATTGGTGGTTTTTTTCTCGATTGTTGCAGTTATCCACGATCAACATCTCTTCAAGCCAGTCATTGATTATGTACTGGGATTGGAAGGGCAGACACAAATGGCCGCTTATTATGCAGCTAATGGTGTGCTTTCGATGATTTCCGACAACGTCTTTGTGGCAACGGTGTATATTTCCGAAACCAAGATGCACTTTACGCAGATGCTTGACGCTGTCCCCGGTATTGCCATGGCGGGCAGTCAGCTCATGGACATGTTGACGGACCCGCTTTTGTCGAGGGCCGAGGTCCTGGCCGGTCTGCCGGCAAGTGCTGCGCAACAGGTCAGTGCCATCATGGAAAATTTTGATAAATTGGCCGTGGCGATCAATACCGGGACGAATATTCCCAGTGTGGCTACACCTAACGGTCAGGCTGCGTTTCTTTTCCTTCTTACTTCCGCATTGGCACCGGTCATTCGATTGTCCTATGGACGAATGGTTGTTCTTGCATTGCCTTACACAGTGACAATGTCCCTGACCGGCTTTGTCGCAGCGTGGCATATTGATGACATCATTCATTTCTTTTGTGGCTAA
- a CDS encoding response regulator produces METTARILVVDDEERFRKSMARILRSKGYAVDEASDGMDALNRLATGGFDVVLLDLKMPELSGEETYNEIRLQGFDVETICLTGHVSINDATKLLQRGVFDYLVKPASVEEILSTVQRAMEKKQLRNNEIEIAQLFKNSTMI; encoded by the coding sequence ATGGAAACTACCGCGCGAATTTTGGTTGTTGATGATGAGGAACGGTTTCGTAAATCCATGGCCCGAATCCTGAGGTCTAAGGGATATGCCGTGGATGAAGCCAGTGACGGCATGGACGCGTTGAATAGACTGGCGACTGGTGGGTTTGACGTTGTCCTGCTCGACTTGAAGATGCCGGAACTTTCTGGCGAGGAAACCTATAATGAAATCCGTTTACAGGGTTTTGATGTCGAAACCATTTGTCTGACAGGACATGTCTCGATCAATGACGCGACAAAACTCCTTCAGCGTGGGGTTTTCGATTATCTCGTGAAACCTGCGTCCGTGGAGGAAATCCTCAGCACTGTGCAGAGAGCTATGGAGAAAAAACAACTTCGGAATAATGAAATAGAAATTGCGCAGCTTTTCAAGAATTCGACCATGATTTGA
- a CDS encoding pyridine nucleotide-disulfide oxidoreductase/dicluster-binding protein, protein MEQADLRELESKCIQEEAPKCVAACPLHVDARTFCSLMAQRRWDKAWQVLAKTMPLPGVLARLCEGLCKVDCVRKDAGGSIEMGLLERFCAENAKPVAPPRPLPSRGKSVAVLGGGMTGLCGAWEMARRGFNVTLHCAILGEGLPELSEGVLDNELASLEKLGVVVSSGETLTSDVLSSFVDEKDAVFIDSACVPSDCLSDLGKPDSLTLGTTKIGVFASRFDENSAVLQAAAGRRAANSIERFTQGVSMVTGRELEGPYESRLFTSLEKIDSLPPVESEDGYSEENARDEAKRCIQCECLECVKGCEYLRHYKYYPKVYARQIYNNESIVMGTRQANTMINSCTLCGQCEVLCPEDFSMADVCLAARQSMVERGKMPPSAHEFALRDMAFADGEKCVLHRHAPGESTSEYLFFPGCQLTASDPECVEAAYADLRERLGSVGLMLHCCGAPAEWSGRHAMFEESMAVLKEKWEGLGSPRIIAACPTCLKTLRQGLPDAEIVSHWSILRAVGLPSGVASKECTLAVNDPCAARHDTILREDVRVLLDQLHVDMTEPEYNGELAQCCGYGGLLSEANPELGMAVAEVRAKGADEDFVTYCIMCRDMIAKTGKRAMHLYDLLYPRRDDPGARPSPGYSARRENRVHLREKLLRDVWRQDETHVAEPYESIEFAVTDHAARIMEERRILKSDIQKVLLQLDQSGKQLVNNETGHFLTSFRPVVVTYWVEYESTENGYLVHNAWCHRMKIKGAQS, encoded by the coding sequence ATGGAACAAGCTGATCTGAGAGAATTGGAAAGCAAGTGTATTCAGGAGGAAGCGCCCAAATGTGTTGCCGCCTGTCCTCTGCACGTTGATGCACGCACTTTTTGTTCGTTGATGGCGCAACGCCGATGGGACAAGGCGTGGCAGGTGCTCGCCAAAACCATGCCGCTTCCCGGTGTGTTGGCTCGGTTGTGCGAAGGCCTGTGCAAAGTCGATTGTGTCCGCAAGGATGCCGGTGGCTCTATTGAAATGGGACTGCTTGAACGGTTCTGTGCCGAGAATGCCAAGCCTGTGGCTCCGCCGCGTCCCCTGCCGTCTCGCGGTAAATCCGTTGCCGTTCTTGGTGGTGGTATGACCGGATTGTGCGGCGCATGGGAAATGGCGCGCAGAGGATTCAATGTAACCCTGCATTGTGCAATTCTGGGCGAAGGGCTGCCCGAACTTTCCGAAGGTGTGTTGGATAACGAACTGGCGAGTCTCGAAAAGCTGGGGGTTGTCGTCTCCAGCGGAGAAACATTAACTTCTGATGTTCTGAGTTCATTCGTTGATGAAAAGGATGCTGTTTTTATAGATTCAGCTTGTGTGCCTTCCGATTGCCTTTCTGATCTTGGCAAACCGGATTCCCTGACATTGGGGACAACCAAAATCGGTGTTTTTGCCAGCCGTTTCGATGAGAACTCCGCTGTCTTGCAGGCCGCTGCCGGTCGTCGGGCTGCCAATTCCATTGAGCGATTCACACAGGGCGTTTCCATGGTCACGGGGCGGGAACTGGAAGGGCCGTATGAAAGTAGGCTGTTCACCAGTCTGGAAAAGATCGATTCCTTGCCACCTGTTGAAAGCGAAGATGGATATTCCGAAGAAAATGCGCGTGATGAGGCGAAGCGCTGCATCCAGTGCGAGTGCCTCGAATGCGTGAAAGGGTGCGAATACCTGCGGCATTACAAATATTATCCCAAGGTATACGCCCGACAAATTTACAACAATGAATCCATTGTCATGGGAACGCGTCAGGCAAACACCATGATCAATTCCTGCACGTTGTGCGGTCAGTGCGAGGTCCTTTGCCCCGAAGATTTCTCCATGGCCGACGTCTGTCTTGCCGCGCGGCAGAGTATGGTCGAGCGAGGTAAAATGCCGCCGTCCGCTCATGAGTTCGCCTTGCGAGACATGGCTTTTGCCGATGGCGAAAAATGTGTGTTGCATCGCCATGCGCCCGGTGAGTCCACCAGCGAATACCTGTTTTTTCCCGGCTGCCAGTTAACGGCATCTGATCCTGAATGTGTGGAAGCAGCCTATGCAGACCTGCGTGAACGGCTTGGTAGTGTCGGCTTGATGCTGCATTGCTGTGGTGCACCCGCTGAATGGTCCGGGCGACATGCCATGTTTGAGGAATCCATGGCCGTGCTCAAGGAAAAGTGGGAGGGCCTCGGCAGCCCTAGAATTATAGCGGCCTGTCCCACATGTCTTAAAACCCTGCGTCAGGGACTGCCTGATGCTGAAATAGTGTCTCATTGGTCCATTCTTCGAGCGGTCGGGTTACCTTCAGGGGTGGCATCCAAAGAATGTACCTTGGCTGTTAACGATCCGTGTGCTGCTCGACATGACACCATATTGCGTGAAGATGTTCGGGTTTTGTTGGACCAGTTACATGTGGATATGACCGAGCCGGAATATAATGGTGAACTTGCCCAATGTTGTGGCTACGGCGGTTTGTTATCCGAGGCTAACCCGGAACTCGGTATGGCTGTGGCGGAAGTGCGTGCCAAGGGTGCGGATGAGGATTTTGTTACCTACTGTATTATGTGTCGTGACATGATCGCCAAGACCGGTAAGCGGGCCATGCACCTGTATGACCTGTTGTATCCACGGCGTGATGATCCCGGCGCACGTCCTTCCCCCGGTTATTCTGCACGACGTGAAAATCGTGTTCACCTTCGTGAAAAATTGTTGCGAGATGTGTGGAGGCAGGATGAAACACATGTGGCCGAACCGTATGAATCAATCGAGTTCGCTGTGACGGATCATGCTGCACGTATCATGGAAGAGCGGCGTATCTTGAAGAGCGATATCCAGAAAGTTCTGCTTCAGTTGGATCAGTCCGGCAAACAGTTGGTGAACAACGAAACCGGACATTTCCTCACATCATTCAGGCCGGTGGTTGTGACCTATTGGGTTGAATATGAATCCACTGAAAACGGGTATCTCGTGCATAACGCATGGTGTCACCGGATGAAGATAAAAGGGGCGCAGTCATGA